A genomic region of Vitis vinifera cultivar Pinot Noir 40024 chromosome 7, ASM3070453v1 contains the following coding sequences:
- the LOC100264869 gene encoding transcription factor PIF1 isoform X2 — MNHCVPDFEVDDEDAIPLTRPKKSAAMVEDDEIMELLWQNGQVVMQIQNQRSFKKSQPSKFPIQDAVLPPEQSKIRSSAPVDESSAQLFMQEDEMASWLHYPLDDFCADLLDPTPCVNASPPPARPNLSPDVRQPEERPAATKPPIPPARRVELDSKVHNFLHFPRKSTAESGEPSSSRPAGMESTVVDSSDTPGVCQQSRTSPAEWCKAELANSGYGTIGGATEAATSAAGEHTTFELTMTSSPEGSGSGGSASAGAEPTPKAPADDRKRKGREGDDTAEYQSEDVEFESADAKKQVRGSATAKRSRAAEVHNLSERRRRDRINEKMKALQELIPRCNKSDKASMLDEAIEYLKSLQLQVQMMSMGCSMVPMMYPGVQQYMPQMGMGMGMGMGMEMGMNRPMMPFPSVLGGSTLPTTAAAAHLGQRYPMPAFHMPHMAAPDSSRIQANNQSDPVLNSLGTQSSNQPRVPNFADPYLQYLQQMQMPPAQNQAMGQQNTSKPSTSKGTENLENHRSG; from the exons ATGAATCACTGCGTACCTGATTTTGAGGTAGATGATGAGGACGCGATTCCCTTGACCAGACCGAAGAAATCAGCGGCCAT GGTTGAGGATGATGAAATCATGGAGCTGCTCTGGCAGAATGGTCAGGTGGTGATGCAGATCCAGAATCAGCGATCTTTCAAGAAATCCCAGCCTTCGAAATTTCCAATTCAAGATGCTGTGCTTCCGCCGGAGCAGTCCAAGATCCGGTCATCGGCTCCGGTGGATGAGTCCAGCGCTCAGCTCTTCATGCAGGAAGATGAGATGGCTTCGTGGCTTCACTACCCGCTCGACGATTTCTGTGCTGATCTCCTCGATCCTACGCCGTGTGTTAATGCCTCTCCCCCTCCGGCGCGGCCTAATTTGTCGCCGGATGTCCGTCAGCCTGAGGAGAGGCCTGCTGCGACGAAGCCGCCGATTCCGCCGGCGAGGAGGGTGGAGCTGGACTCCAAGGTTCACAACTTCCTGCATTTCCCGAGGAAATCGACTGCCGAATCTGGAGAGCCTAGCTCAAGCAGGCCGGCGGGGATGGAATCGACGGTGGTGGACTCAAGCGATACGCCGGGGGTATGCCAGCAGTCCAGGACTTCCCCAGCCGAGTGGTGCAAGGCGGAGTTAGCGAATTCCGGGTACGGGACTATTGGCGGTGCTACTGAGGCCGCGACGTCAGCAGCCGGGGAACATACAACATTTGAGCTCACGATGACGTCATCTCCTGAAGGGTCCGGGTCTGGCGGCAGCGCCAGCGCCGGAGCCGAACCGACTCCGAAAGCGCCGGCGGACGATCGAAAACGGAAGGGAAGAGAAGGCGACGACACGGCCGAGTACCAGAGCGAG GACGTTGAGTTTGAATCTGCTGATGCAAAGAAACAAGTCCGTGGATCAGCGACTGCAAAGAGATCCCGTGCTGCGGAGGTTCACAACCTGTCTGAGAGG AGACGTCGAGACAGGATAAATGAAAAGATGAAGGCTTTGCAAGAACTAATACCTCGTTGCAACAAG TCTGACAAAGCTTCGATGCTGGATGAAGCAATTGAGTACTTGAAATCACTTCAGTTGCAAGttcag ATGATGTCGATGGGATGCAGCATGGTCCCTATGATGTATCCTGGCGTCCAGCAGTACATGCCACAAATGGGGATGGGAATGGGCATGGGCATGGGCATGGAGATGGGTATGAACCGTCCAATGATGCCATTTCCCTCTGTTTTAGGTGGCTCAACCTTGCCCACAACAGCTGCAGCAGCTCATTTGGGTCAAAGATATCCTATGCCAGCCTTTCATATGCCCCACATGGCTGCACCTGATTCATCTAGGATCCAAGCAAACAACCAGTCGGATCCGGTTCTGAACTCACTTGGCACACAAAGTTCCAACCAGCCACGGGTTCCCAATTTCGCAGATCCATATCTGCAGTACCTCCAGCAGATGCAAATGCCACCAGCTCAG AATCAAGCAATGGGCCAGCAAAATACGAGCAAGCCAAGTACCAGCAAAGGAACTGAGAATCTCGAAAATCACCGATCAG GTTGA
- the LOC100264869 gene encoding transcription factor PIF1 isoform X3, translating to MNHCVPDFEVDDEDAIPLTRPKKSAAMVEDDEIMELLWQNGQVVMQIQNQRSFKKSQPSKFPIQDAVLPPEQSKIRSSAPVDESSAQLFMQEDEMASWLHYPLDDFCADLLDPTPCVNASPPPARPNLSPDVRQPEERPAATKPPIPPARRVELDSKVHNFLHFPRKSTAESGEPSSSRPAGMESTVVDSSDTPGVCQQSRTSPAEWCKAELANSGYGTIGGATEAATSAAGEHTTFELTMTSSPEGSGSGGSASAGAEPTPKAPADDRKRKGREGDDTAEYQSEDVEFESADAKKQVRGSATAKRSRAAEVHNLSERRRRDRINEKMKALQELIPRCNKSDKASMLDEAIEYLKSLQLQVQMMSMGCSMVPMMYPGVQQYMPQMGMGMGMGMGMEMGMNRPMMPFPSVLGGSTLPTTAAAAHLGQRYPMPAFHMPHMAAPDSSRIQANNQSDPVLNSLGTQSSNQPRVPNFADPYLQYLQQMQMPPAQ from the exons ATGAATCACTGCGTACCTGATTTTGAGGTAGATGATGAGGACGCGATTCCCTTGACCAGACCGAAGAAATCAGCGGCCAT GGTTGAGGATGATGAAATCATGGAGCTGCTCTGGCAGAATGGTCAGGTGGTGATGCAGATCCAGAATCAGCGATCTTTCAAGAAATCCCAGCCTTCGAAATTTCCAATTCAAGATGCTGTGCTTCCGCCGGAGCAGTCCAAGATCCGGTCATCGGCTCCGGTGGATGAGTCCAGCGCTCAGCTCTTCATGCAGGAAGATGAGATGGCTTCGTGGCTTCACTACCCGCTCGACGATTTCTGTGCTGATCTCCTCGATCCTACGCCGTGTGTTAATGCCTCTCCCCCTCCGGCGCGGCCTAATTTGTCGCCGGATGTCCGTCAGCCTGAGGAGAGGCCTGCTGCGACGAAGCCGCCGATTCCGCCGGCGAGGAGGGTGGAGCTGGACTCCAAGGTTCACAACTTCCTGCATTTCCCGAGGAAATCGACTGCCGAATCTGGAGAGCCTAGCTCAAGCAGGCCGGCGGGGATGGAATCGACGGTGGTGGACTCAAGCGATACGCCGGGGGTATGCCAGCAGTCCAGGACTTCCCCAGCCGAGTGGTGCAAGGCGGAGTTAGCGAATTCCGGGTACGGGACTATTGGCGGTGCTACTGAGGCCGCGACGTCAGCAGCCGGGGAACATACAACATTTGAGCTCACGATGACGTCATCTCCTGAAGGGTCCGGGTCTGGCGGCAGCGCCAGCGCCGGAGCCGAACCGACTCCGAAAGCGCCGGCGGACGATCGAAAACGGAAGGGAAGAGAAGGCGACGACACGGCCGAGTACCAGAGCGAG GACGTTGAGTTTGAATCTGCTGATGCAAAGAAACAAGTCCGTGGATCAGCGACTGCAAAGAGATCCCGTGCTGCGGAGGTTCACAACCTGTCTGAGAGG AGACGTCGAGACAGGATAAATGAAAAGATGAAGGCTTTGCAAGAACTAATACCTCGTTGCAACAAG TCTGACAAAGCTTCGATGCTGGATGAAGCAATTGAGTACTTGAAATCACTTCAGTTGCAAGttcag ATGATGTCGATGGGATGCAGCATGGTCCCTATGATGTATCCTGGCGTCCAGCAGTACATGCCACAAATGGGGATGGGAATGGGCATGGGCATGGGCATGGAGATGGGTATGAACCGTCCAATGATGCCATTTCCCTCTGTTTTAGGTGGCTCAACCTTGCCCACAACAGCTGCAGCAGCTCATTTGGGTCAAAGATATCCTATGCCAGCCTTTCATATGCCCCACATGGCTGCACCTGATTCATCTAGGATCCAAGCAAACAACCAGTCGGATCCGGTTCTGAACTCACTTGGCACACAAAGTTCCAACCAGCCACGGGTTCCCAATTTCGCAGATCCATATCTGCAGTACCTCCAGCAGATGCAAATGCCACCAGCTCAG TGA
- the LOC100264869 gene encoding transcription factor PIF1 isoform X4, translating to MNHCVPDFEVDDEDAIPLTRPKKSAAMVEDDEIMELLWQNGQVVMQIQNQRSFKKSQPSKFPIQDAVLPPEQSKIRSSAPVDESSAQLFMQEDEMASWLHYPLDDFCADLLDPTPCVNASPPPARPNLSPDVRQPEERPAATKPPIPPARRVELDSKVHNFLHFPRKSTAESGEPSSSRPAGMESTVVDSSDTPGVCQQSRTSPAEWCKAELANSGYGTIGGATEAATSAAGEHTTFELTMTSSPEGSGSGGSASAGAEPTPKAPADDRKRKGREGDDTAEYQSEDVEFESADAKKQVRGSATAKRSRAAEVHNLSERRRRDRINEKMKALQELIPRCNKSDKASMLDEAIEYLKSLQLQVQHGPYDVSWRPAVHATNGDGNGHGHGHGDGYEPSNDAISLCFRWLNLAHNSCSSSFGSKISYASLSYAPHGCT from the exons ATGAATCACTGCGTACCTGATTTTGAGGTAGATGATGAGGACGCGATTCCCTTGACCAGACCGAAGAAATCAGCGGCCAT GGTTGAGGATGATGAAATCATGGAGCTGCTCTGGCAGAATGGTCAGGTGGTGATGCAGATCCAGAATCAGCGATCTTTCAAGAAATCCCAGCCTTCGAAATTTCCAATTCAAGATGCTGTGCTTCCGCCGGAGCAGTCCAAGATCCGGTCATCGGCTCCGGTGGATGAGTCCAGCGCTCAGCTCTTCATGCAGGAAGATGAGATGGCTTCGTGGCTTCACTACCCGCTCGACGATTTCTGTGCTGATCTCCTCGATCCTACGCCGTGTGTTAATGCCTCTCCCCCTCCGGCGCGGCCTAATTTGTCGCCGGATGTCCGTCAGCCTGAGGAGAGGCCTGCTGCGACGAAGCCGCCGATTCCGCCGGCGAGGAGGGTGGAGCTGGACTCCAAGGTTCACAACTTCCTGCATTTCCCGAGGAAATCGACTGCCGAATCTGGAGAGCCTAGCTCAAGCAGGCCGGCGGGGATGGAATCGACGGTGGTGGACTCAAGCGATACGCCGGGGGTATGCCAGCAGTCCAGGACTTCCCCAGCCGAGTGGTGCAAGGCGGAGTTAGCGAATTCCGGGTACGGGACTATTGGCGGTGCTACTGAGGCCGCGACGTCAGCAGCCGGGGAACATACAACATTTGAGCTCACGATGACGTCATCTCCTGAAGGGTCCGGGTCTGGCGGCAGCGCCAGCGCCGGAGCCGAACCGACTCCGAAAGCGCCGGCGGACGATCGAAAACGGAAGGGAAGAGAAGGCGACGACACGGCCGAGTACCAGAGCGAG GACGTTGAGTTTGAATCTGCTGATGCAAAGAAACAAGTCCGTGGATCAGCGACTGCAAAGAGATCCCGTGCTGCGGAGGTTCACAACCTGTCTGAGAGG AGACGTCGAGACAGGATAAATGAAAAGATGAAGGCTTTGCAAGAACTAATACCTCGTTGCAACAAG TCTGACAAAGCTTCGATGCTGGATGAAGCAATTGAGTACTTGAAATCACTTCAGTTGCAAGttcag CATGGTCCCTATGATGTATCCTGGCGTCCAGCAGTACATGCCACAAATGGGGATGGGAATGGGCATGGGCATGGGCATGGAGATGGGTATGAACCGTCCAATGATGCCATTTCCCTCTGTTTTAGGTGGCTCAACCTTGCCCACAACAGCTGCAGCAGCTCATTTGGGTCAAAGATATCCTATGCCAGCCTTTCATATGCCCCACATGGCTGCACCTGA
- the LOC100264869 gene encoding transcription factor PIF1 isoform X1: protein MNHCVPDFEVDDEDAIPLTRPKKSAAMVEDDEIMELLWQNGQVVMQIQNQRSFKKSQPSKFPIQDAVLPPEQSKIRSSAPVDESSAQLFMQEDEMASWLHYPLDDFCADLLDPTPCVNASPPPARPNLSPDVRQPEERPAATKPPIPPARRVELDSKVHNFLHFPRKSTAESGEPSSSRPAGMESTVVDSSDTPGVCQQSRTSPAEWCKAELANSGYGTIGGATEAATSAAGEHTTFELTMTSSPEGSGSGGSASAGAEPTPKAPADDRKRKGREGDDTAEYQSEDVEFESADAKKQVRGSATAKRSRAAEVHNLSERRRRDRINEKMKALQELIPRCNKSDKASMLDEAIEYLKSLQLQVQMMSMGCSMVPMMYPGVQQYMPQMGMGMGMGMGMEMGMNRPMMPFPSVLGGSTLPTTAAAAHLGQRYPMPAFHMPHMAAPDSSRIQANNQSDPVLNSLGTQSSNQPRVPNFADPYLQYLQQMQMPPAQNQAMGQQNTSKPSTSKGTENLENHRSEISLCCRLKFLVKGY, encoded by the exons ATGAATCACTGCGTACCTGATTTTGAGGTAGATGATGAGGACGCGATTCCCTTGACCAGACCGAAGAAATCAGCGGCCAT GGTTGAGGATGATGAAATCATGGAGCTGCTCTGGCAGAATGGTCAGGTGGTGATGCAGATCCAGAATCAGCGATCTTTCAAGAAATCCCAGCCTTCGAAATTTCCAATTCAAGATGCTGTGCTTCCGCCGGAGCAGTCCAAGATCCGGTCATCGGCTCCGGTGGATGAGTCCAGCGCTCAGCTCTTCATGCAGGAAGATGAGATGGCTTCGTGGCTTCACTACCCGCTCGACGATTTCTGTGCTGATCTCCTCGATCCTACGCCGTGTGTTAATGCCTCTCCCCCTCCGGCGCGGCCTAATTTGTCGCCGGATGTCCGTCAGCCTGAGGAGAGGCCTGCTGCGACGAAGCCGCCGATTCCGCCGGCGAGGAGGGTGGAGCTGGACTCCAAGGTTCACAACTTCCTGCATTTCCCGAGGAAATCGACTGCCGAATCTGGAGAGCCTAGCTCAAGCAGGCCGGCGGGGATGGAATCGACGGTGGTGGACTCAAGCGATACGCCGGGGGTATGCCAGCAGTCCAGGACTTCCCCAGCCGAGTGGTGCAAGGCGGAGTTAGCGAATTCCGGGTACGGGACTATTGGCGGTGCTACTGAGGCCGCGACGTCAGCAGCCGGGGAACATACAACATTTGAGCTCACGATGACGTCATCTCCTGAAGGGTCCGGGTCTGGCGGCAGCGCCAGCGCCGGAGCCGAACCGACTCCGAAAGCGCCGGCGGACGATCGAAAACGGAAGGGAAGAGAAGGCGACGACACGGCCGAGTACCAGAGCGAG GACGTTGAGTTTGAATCTGCTGATGCAAAGAAACAAGTCCGTGGATCAGCGACTGCAAAGAGATCCCGTGCTGCGGAGGTTCACAACCTGTCTGAGAGG AGACGTCGAGACAGGATAAATGAAAAGATGAAGGCTTTGCAAGAACTAATACCTCGTTGCAACAAG TCTGACAAAGCTTCGATGCTGGATGAAGCAATTGAGTACTTGAAATCACTTCAGTTGCAAGttcag ATGATGTCGATGGGATGCAGCATGGTCCCTATGATGTATCCTGGCGTCCAGCAGTACATGCCACAAATGGGGATGGGAATGGGCATGGGCATGGGCATGGAGATGGGTATGAACCGTCCAATGATGCCATTTCCCTCTGTTTTAGGTGGCTCAACCTTGCCCACAACAGCTGCAGCAGCTCATTTGGGTCAAAGATATCCTATGCCAGCCTTTCATATGCCCCACATGGCTGCACCTGATTCATCTAGGATCCAAGCAAACAACCAGTCGGATCCGGTTCTGAACTCACTTGGCACACAAAGTTCCAACCAGCCACGGGTTCCCAATTTCGCAGATCCATATCTGCAGTACCTCCAGCAGATGCAAATGCCACCAGCTCAG AATCAAGCAATGGGCCAGCAAAATACGAGCAAGCCAAGTACCAGCAAAGGAACTGAGAATCTCGAAAATCACCGATCAG AAATTTCTTTGTGTTGCAGGTTGAAATTTTTGGTAAAGGGTTACTGA